In one Alphaproteobacteria bacterium RIFCSPHIGHO2_01_FULL_41_14 genomic region, the following are encoded:
- a CDS encoding cell division/cell wall cluster transcriptional repressor MraZ, translating to MSLFLSTYINKIDRKGRVSVPSAFRAALTSQPTGGVIVFKSYTLPALEAYHRDRMQALSDSLDQLDLFSENQEDLAAALFADAQQLTWDPEGRIMIPDSFLAFAHLEDSVAFVGRGPTFQLWNPQRFEKHQEEARARIRSKKITLKLPAKEGAPV from the coding sequence ATGTCGTTATTTTTATCGACATATATAAATAAAATAGATCGAAAGGGTCGGGTCTCTGTCCCGTCTGCTTTTCGCGCCGCTCTGACCTCCCAGCCTACTGGTGGTGTGATTGTCTTCAAATCCTATACCTTACCAGCCCTTGAAGCATACCATAGGGACCGCATGCAGGCGCTCAGCGACAGTTTAGATCAGCTTGATTTGTTTTCTGAAAACCAAGAAGATTTAGCTGCTGCCCTTTTTGCCGATGCCCAACAGCTCACCTGGGATCCAGAAGGGCGCATCATGATTCCCGATTCTTTCCTGGCCTTTGCTCATCTGGAAGATTCCGTTGCCTTTGTGGGGCGTGGTCCTACCTTTCAATTGTGGAACCCCCAACGATTTGAAAAACATCAAGAAGAGGCCCGTGCGAGGATTCGCAGCAAAAAAATCACCCTTAAGCTTCCCGCGAAAGAGGGAGCCCCCGTATGA
- a CDS encoding UDP-N-acetylglucosamine 1-carboxyvinyltransferase, with translation MDKLCIEGGIPLKGKIRISGAKNAALPLMTTSLLTEEPIILENIPKLSDIRTLEGVLTSLGVSVLLSEGRDSDKLILKSDHLDNVHADYDLVRKMRASILVLGPLVARHGRAEVSLPGGCALGTRPVDLHIKGLEKMGAKITLEDGYIRATAPKGGLKGADIAFPLISVTGTENLLMAATLAQGTTRLINAAREPEVVDLANCLIQMGAKISGAGTDTITIEGVSALKGTTYSVVPDRIETGTYIVAAGITNGELELTHTSLDLLPTFASLAEEAGLYFERTPHGFTVSRSHPIKRLKSVDMITEPYPGFPTDLQAQFMSLMTLSDSSSTLTETIFENRFMHVAELSRMGADIQIHGSSAIVKGKKELVGAPVMATDLRASACLVLAGLAAKGQTTVSRIYHLDRGYESMEKKLQACGAQIERVL, from the coding sequence TTGGATAAACTATGTATTGAAGGGGGTATTCCTCTTAAAGGAAAGATTCGCATTAGCGGGGCGAAAAATGCCGCCCTCCCGTTGATGACGACTTCCCTTTTAACTGAAGAGCCCATTATCCTGGAAAATATCCCCAAGTTGTCAGACATTCGAACGCTCGAGGGGGTTCTAACCTCGTTAGGGGTCTCTGTTCTTCTCTCCGAGGGGAGGGATTCTGATAAACTCATTCTTAAATCTGACCATCTCGACAATGTGCATGCCGACTATGACCTCGTCCGAAAAATGAGGGCCTCTATTTTGGTGCTAGGGCCCTTAGTCGCCCGCCATGGAAGAGCCGAAGTGTCTCTGCCGGGGGGCTGTGCTCTGGGCACCCGACCTGTGGATTTGCATATCAAAGGCCTCGAAAAGATGGGGGCGAAGATCACCCTAGAGGATGGATACATCCGTGCCACCGCCCCTAAGGGAGGGCTGAAAGGCGCCGACATTGCCTTCCCTCTTATTTCCGTCACAGGCACCGAAAATCTATTGATGGCCGCCACCTTAGCCCAAGGCACCACACGCCTCATCAATGCTGCGCGTGAACCAGAAGTTGTGGATCTTGCGAATTGCCTCATTCAAATGGGGGCTAAAATTTCCGGAGCCGGAACCGATACCATCACCATCGAGGGAGTTTCTGCCCTCAAAGGAACGACCTACAGTGTTGTACCTGATCGCATCGAAACAGGTACCTATATCGTCGCTGCCGGCATCACCAATGGAGAACTCGAGCTTACCCACACCTCTCTTGATCTTCTCCCCACCTTTGCCTCTCTCGCGGAAGAGGCTGGACTTTACTTTGAGCGGACACCTCATGGATTTACTGTGTCCCGTTCTCACCCTATAAAGCGCCTTAAAAGTGTTGACATGATTACTGAACCCTACCCCGGATTCCCCACCGATTTGCAAGCCCAATTCATGTCTCTCATGACTCTCTCTGACAGCAGTTCCACCCTTACAGAAACCATTTTTGAAAACCGTTTCATGCATGTAGCCGAGTTGTCTCGCATGGGGGCTGACATCCAAATTCACGGCTCTTCCGCCATTGTAAAAGGTAAAAAAGAGCTTGTGGGCGCCCCTGTCATGGCCACAGATCTCAGGGCCTCTGCCTGCCTTGTGTTGGCTGGACTTGCCGCCAAAGGCCAGACAACTGTCAGCCGGATCTATCACTTAGATCGAGGCTATGAAAGCATGGAGAAGAAACTCCAAGCCTGTGGCGCGCAAATAGAACGCGTCCTTTAA
- a CDS encoding UDP-N-acetylmuramoylalanine--D-glutamate ligase has translation MTKKSLFHDQTFYVVGLGKSGLSTLAALKRTGAHVFAWDDKNLNKTALKKLDVPWISPKQAPWDTIDALILSPGIPHDLPHPHAAAVLAKKHDIPLLCDVDLFFQEQQGKSFVGITGSNGKSTTTSLTAHLLKATGIKAEAGGNLGVPAFDMPDVGPKGVYVMELSSFQLERLQTPALDVAIFLNISPNHLDRHGDMPHYQQAKLHIFDLLKPHGKKIIGVDDPLSEAIYNSLEGPYTIPVSGTRQLNTGVYVDRGWLVDHLGTLPKDVLNLSLLGSLKGSHNHQNIAASYAAARILSDMSHTTFIDAIQTYKGLPHRQEWVGTKNNIAFINDSKATTLEAATKSLSAFSNVYWIVGGDPKEGSVELDPIRPFFSHIKHVYTIGKSTEAYHALLKDSLPTDAMGTLAKAVKKAFEDASARGGRATILLAPACASYDQYAHFEERGDHFRTLAQKLLKPKKVSKK, from the coding sequence ATGACCAAAAAAAGTCTTTTCCACGATCAAACTTTCTATGTAGTGGGGCTAGGTAAATCGGGCCTTTCCACTTTAGCTGCACTGAAAAGAACCGGGGCACATGTCTTTGCGTGGGACGATAAAAATCTGAATAAGACAGCCCTCAAAAAATTGGATGTTCCGTGGATCAGTCCTAAGCAAGCGCCGTGGGATACGATCGACGCTCTGATTTTAAGCCCTGGCATTCCCCATGATTTACCCCACCCCCATGCAGCGGCTGTGCTGGCTAAAAAACACGATATTCCCCTCCTCTGTGATGTGGACTTGTTTTTCCAAGAGCAGCAGGGAAAATCCTTCGTAGGCATTACCGGCAGTAATGGCAAGTCCACTACCACCTCCCTCACCGCCCATCTCTTAAAGGCAACTGGCATAAAAGCCGAGGCCGGAGGAAACCTGGGAGTCCCTGCCTTTGACATGCCTGATGTGGGCCCCAAAGGCGTGTATGTGATGGAGCTATCGTCGTTCCAGTTGGAACGCCTTCAAACCCCCGCTCTGGATGTGGCCATCTTTTTGAACATCTCCCCCAATCACCTTGATCGTCATGGCGACATGCCCCACTACCAGCAAGCCAAGCTACACATTTTTGACCTTTTGAAACCCCATGGTAAAAAAATCATTGGGGTGGACGATCCGTTGTCAGAGGCCATCTATAACTCTCTCGAAGGGCCCTACACTATCCCCGTATCGGGCACACGCCAATTAAATACAGGCGTCTATGTGGATCGGGGATGGTTGGTGGATCATCTCGGCACCCTCCCCAAAGACGTGTTGAACTTATCCTTATTGGGGTCTTTAAAAGGATCTCATAATCATCAAAACATTGCAGCTAGTTATGCAGCAGCCCGCATCTTGAGTGACATGAGTCATACCACTTTTATCGACGCCATCCAAACCTACAAGGGTCTCCCCCATCGTCAAGAATGGGTGGGGACAAAGAATAATATTGCCTTCATTAATGACAGTAAAGCCACCACGCTGGAAGCCGCCACAAAATCCTTAAGTGCTTTTTCGAATGTCTATTGGATCGTGGGGGGAGACCCCAAAGAAGGGTCCGTCGAGCTCGACCCCATCCGCCCCTTCTTTTCCCACATTAAACATGTCTACACCATTGGTAAATCGACAGAGGCGTATCATGCCCTTTTAAAGGATAGCCTTCCCACGGATGCTATGGGAACGTTGGCGAAAGCGGTAAAAAAAGCCTTCGAAGACGCCTCTGCCCGCGGAGGAAGAGCCACCATTTTACTGGCGCCAGCCTGTGCGTCTTATGACCAGTATGCCCATTTCGAAGAACGAGGAGATCATTTCCGAACTCTCGCTCAAAAATTGTTAAAGCCCAAAAAGGTTTCTAAAAAATGA
- a CDS encoding exodeoxyribonuclease VII small subunit: MTKPETSPLPENFEQAMGELETIVRQLESGQDSLENSISLYERGIQLKKYCENQLEDAQMKIEKLTFDALGAPAKSETLK; the protein is encoded by the coding sequence ATGACTAAACCTGAAACGTCCCCTCTCCCTGAGAATTTTGAACAAGCTATGGGAGAGCTAGAAACCATTGTCCGTCAGTTAGAGTCGGGTCAAGATTCCTTAGAGAATTCCATTTCTTTGTATGAACGCGGGATTCAGCTGAAAAAATATTGTGAAAACCAACTGGAGGACGCTCAGATGAAAATCGAAAAACTAACCTTCGATGCTCTTGGCGCCCCAGCTAAATCAGAGACGTTGAAATAA
- a CDS encoding phospho-N-acetylmuramoyl-pentapeptide-transferase, whose translation MLYNLFYPLASKVHFFNLFKYITFRTAGATLTSLIIGFLIGPHVIAYLRKIQGQGQPIRALGPESHQSKKGTPTMGGSIILISLTCSTLLWADLSNPFLWIVLLVCLSLGVLGGYDDYIKVSKQNAEGMLSKIKFVGQLFVGTMAAYAISYYLPSALSTHLALPFFKDILLNFHLFFFPFVVVVIVGSSNAVNLTDGLDGLAIGVTIITTLCFGIIAYLVGNAVFASHLQLHFVPGSGELTVFCGALVGASLGFLWYNAPPARVFMGDMGSLAIGGALGTIGVITKHELVLALIGGLFVVETLSVMIQVAYFKYTGGKRIFLMAPLHHHFEKKGWSESTVVIRFWIISFILALLGLATLKLR comes from the coding sequence ATGCTCTATAACCTTTTTTATCCCCTTGCCAGCAAAGTGCATTTCTTTAATCTCTTCAAATATATTACCTTTCGCACAGCAGGGGCCACCCTCACGTCCTTGATCATCGGATTTCTCATTGGCCCTCACGTCATTGCGTATCTCCGGAAAATTCAAGGCCAGGGCCAACCCATCCGAGCTCTAGGTCCTGAAAGTCACCAGAGTAAAAAAGGCACCCCCACGATGGGGGGAAGTATTATTCTCATCAGCCTCACCTGCAGCACTCTTTTATGGGCTGACCTTTCTAATCCTTTTCTGTGGATTGTCCTTCTCGTGTGCCTGAGTCTCGGTGTTCTAGGCGGGTATGACGACTATATCAAAGTCAGCAAACAAAATGCCGAGGGTATGCTCAGCAAAATAAAGTTTGTGGGCCAACTTTTCGTTGGCACGATGGCTGCTTATGCCATTTCTTACTATCTCCCCTCCGCTTTAAGTACCCACCTGGCATTGCCCTTTTTCAAGGATATTCTCCTTAACTTCCACCTCTTCTTTTTCCCCTTTGTGGTGGTGGTGATTGTGGGCAGTTCCAATGCGGTGAATCTGACGGACGGCTTGGATGGCCTCGCCATTGGTGTCACCATCATCACCACCCTCTGCTTTGGGATTATTGCCTATCTCGTGGGAAATGCTGTGTTTGCCTCTCATCTCCAACTTCATTTTGTCCCTGGCAGTGGTGAGCTTACCGTTTTCTGTGGCGCTTTAGTAGGCGCTAGCTTGGGGTTCCTCTGGTACAATGCGCCCCCGGCTCGAGTGTTCATGGGGGATATGGGGTCTCTGGCCATTGGCGGCGCGCTGGGGACCATCGGCGTCATCACCAAGCACGAACTTGTCCTTGCCCTCATCGGTGGGTTGTTCGTGGTGGAAACTCTGTCAGTGATGATTCAAGTCGCCTATTTTAAATATACGGGTGGCAAGCGCATTTTCCTGATGGCACCCCTTCATCATCATTTCGAAAAAAAGGGATGGTCTGAGTCCACCGTGGTGATTCGCTTCTGGATTATTTCTTTCATTTTGGCTCTCTTGGGCCTCGCGACTTTGAAACTCAGATGA
- a CDS encoding type VI secretion system-associated protein, producing the protein MTESTQHILDRVRPPRVQITYDVEIGDAIEMRELPFVMGIIADLSGDRDPDKPLKPFKDRKFIETDRDNLMDVMADIAPRVAFEADDMISAPGKDGTPPKTNVLLQFSNMDDFDPVKILNQVPAAAAVYTSRSLMHDLMSKTDGNDTLVKLLSQILSDPKALGDVQKAVVAGKAALDKAAAAAAPKK; encoded by the coding sequence ATGACAGAAAGTACCCAGCACATATTGGATAGAGTCCGGCCTCCGCGCGTCCAAATCACTTATGATGTTGAAATTGGTGATGCGATTGAGATGAGAGAGTTGCCCTTTGTTATGGGCATCATCGCAGACCTTTCGGGAGATCGGGATCCAGACAAACCTTTAAAGCCTTTTAAGGATCGCAAATTCATAGAAACCGATCGTGATAATCTCATGGATGTGATGGCTGATATTGCGCCACGCGTTGCGTTCGAAGCGGACGATATGATTTCTGCGCCAGGGAAAGATGGAACACCACCAAAAACGAATGTTCTTTTGCAATTTTCTAACATGGATGATTTTGATCCGGTGAAAATTCTGAACCAAGTCCCCGCAGCAGCAGCGGTTTATACCTCTCGCAGCCTGATGCATGACTTAATGTCAAAAACAGACGGGAACGATACACTTGTTAAACTGCTTTCTCAGATACTGTCTGATCCAAAAGCACTCGGGGATGTTCAAAAGGCAGTTGTCGCAGGAAAAGCAGCGTTAGATAAAGCAGCCGCCGCAGCGGCACCAAAAAAATAA
- a CDS encoding 16S rRNA (cytosine(1402)-N(4))-methyltransferase: protein MTHQTLHTPVMLSEVLDVLSPQEGKIYVDATFGVGGYSRAILRAANCTVYGVDRDPDAVKRGKLLQATDKRFTILEGNFANLDILLSDAHVGLVDGIVFDLGVSSPQLDDPDRGFSFQKDGPLDMRMEKKGPTAADEINTLPEKELATILWQYGDEPKSRQIAKAIVERRKTHPFTRTLELTHLIHTICKKKPHQKIDPATKTFQALRIHLNRELQSLEKGLRSAEKTLAFQGRLVVVSFHALEDERVKKFLRQKSGDIPNPSRHSPVPLKTMTSLSFLTQERKARKPSAAEIAQNPRARSARLRWASRTAQPLLPEGWL from the coding sequence ATGACCCATCAAACCCTTCACACCCCTGTCATGTTATCAGAAGTGCTTGATGTTTTGTCCCCCCAAGAGGGTAAGATCTATGTGGATGCCACTTTCGGCGTTGGCGGGTATAGCCGTGCTATTTTAAGGGCAGCCAATTGTACAGTGTATGGGGTCGATCGCGACCCAGACGCCGTGAAGCGCGGCAAGTTACTTCAAGCAACAGACAAACGCTTCACCATTTTAGAAGGCAACTTTGCCAATCTTGATATTCTTCTCTCAGACGCTCACGTGGGTCTGGTGGATGGCATTGTCTTTGACCTCGGTGTTTCCTCTCCCCAGTTGGATGATCCAGACCGTGGATTTTCTTTCCAAAAAGATGGTCCGCTCGATATGAGGATGGAAAAGAAAGGCCCCACCGCGGCCGATGAGATCAATACCCTTCCCGAAAAAGAATTGGCCACCATCCTCTGGCAATATGGCGACGAACCCAAATCGCGGCAGATTGCCAAGGCCATTGTGGAGCGGCGCAAAACGCACCCCTTTACCCGCACCCTTGAGCTCACCCACCTGATTCACACCATTTGCAAAAAAAAGCCCCATCAAAAAATTGATCCGGCCACAAAAACATTCCAAGCTTTACGCATCCACCTCAACCGAGAACTTCAGTCCCTGGAAAAAGGGCTGCGGTCTGCCGAAAAAACCCTGGCTTTCCAGGGAAGATTGGTGGTGGTTTCCTTCCATGCCTTGGAGGATGAACGCGTTAAAAAATTCCTGCGCCAGAAGAGTGGGGACATCCCAAATCCGTCTCGACACAGTCCCGTCCCCCTAAAGACGATGACCTCTCTGTCTTTCCTGACGCAGGAACGCAAAGCTCGCAAGCCCTCCGCGGCTGAGATTGCCCAGAACCCGCGCGCGCGCTCAGCTCGTCTGCGTTGGGCCAGTCGCACTGCCCAACCTCTCCTCCCGGAAGGATGGCTGTAA
- a CDS encoding EvpB family type VI secretion protein — translation MAATPTPQKPLFNQIMEDGKLGRDPEHMDHSLGMLGEFIAQIALATGQAGTDPVAFIQKRIEAMDQLLSKQLDVLLHTDKLQKLEASWRGLSYLVMNTETSTQLKLRLMNAQKTELQDDLEKAIEFDQSGLFKKVYEEEYGTYGGNPYSCLVVDYDFDTTSPDMSLLLKLSGVAAAAHAPLLAAASPTMFNLDTYADLGKPRDLAKIFESADKIKWKSFRDMEDSRYVALFLPRVLMRLPYGPTTLPVHGINYEEEVNGKTLSTFVWGNPAYMMGQRVNNAFAHYGWTAAIRGVEGGGLVEGLPSYTFKTTEGDIALKCPTQIAITDRREKELSDLGFISLCHCKGTDKAAFFGGQTSQKPKKYNLNTATSNANLSARLPYIMAASRFAHYIKVIMRDKIGSFMSRIEVQKYLQTWISEYVLLTDEAPQSLKARFPLREARIDVFDVPGDPGKYRATIFLRPHFQLEELTASIRLVAELPPPAK, via the coding sequence ATGGCAGCTACACCAACACCACAAAAGCCACTCTTTAATCAGATTATGGAAGATGGCAAGCTAGGTCGTGACCCTGAACATATGGATCATTCCTTAGGTATGCTCGGCGAGTTCATTGCCCAAATTGCCCTTGCCACAGGACAAGCTGGAACAGATCCTGTTGCCTTTATCCAAAAGCGTATCGAGGCCATGGACCAATTGTTGTCAAAACAGCTGGATGTTCTTCTTCATACGGATAAGCTTCAAAAGCTGGAAGCCAGCTGGCGTGGTCTTAGCTATCTCGTCATGAATACTGAAACCAGTACGCAATTAAAGTTGCGCCTCATGAACGCTCAGAAAACTGAACTTCAGGATGATCTGGAAAAAGCTATCGAATTTGATCAAAGCGGCTTGTTTAAGAAGGTATATGAAGAAGAATACGGCACCTATGGAGGAAATCCTTACTCTTGTTTAGTGGTGGACTATGATTTTGATACCACTTCTCCTGACATGTCCCTTCTGCTGAAGCTTTCGGGTGTTGCCGCTGCTGCGCACGCTCCTCTCTTAGCGGCAGCGTCGCCCACCATGTTTAACTTAGACACCTATGCCGATCTTGGGAAACCCAGAGATTTGGCAAAGATCTTCGAAAGCGCCGACAAAATTAAATGGAAATCTTTCCGGGACATGGAAGATTCTCGCTATGTGGCCTTATTCTTACCGCGCGTCCTGATGAGGTTGCCTTATGGGCCAACCACGCTCCCTGTTCATGGCATCAACTATGAAGAAGAAGTGAATGGAAAAACACTCTCCACATTCGTATGGGGGAACCCTGCTTATATGATGGGTCAACGCGTGAACAATGCGTTTGCTCATTATGGCTGGACAGCGGCCATCCGTGGCGTAGAAGGAGGTGGTTTAGTGGAAGGACTTCCCTCCTATACCTTCAAAACCACAGAAGGCGATATTGCCCTCAAGTGTCCGACCCAGATTGCGATCACCGATCGTCGCGAAAAAGAACTCAGTGATCTTGGATTCATTTCTCTCTGTCACTGTAAAGGAACAGATAAGGCAGCTTTCTTTGGCGGCCAAACCAGCCAAAAGCCAAAGAAGTACAACCTCAACACGGCAACATCCAACGCCAACTTATCGGCTCGCTTGCCCTATATCATGGCAGCCTCTCGTTTCGCCCACTACATTAAAGTGATTATGCGCGATAAGATTGGCAGCTTTATGAGCCGTATCGAAGTGCAGAAGTATCTGCAAACGTGGATCTCTGAGTATGTGTTGCTCACCGACGAAGCGCCTCAAAGCTTGAAAGCACGGTTTCCTCTTCGGGAAGCTCGCATTGATGTCTTTGACGTCCCAGGCGATCCTGGTAAGTATCGGGCAACCATATTTTTAAGACCACACTTCCAGTTAGAAGAGTTAACAGCGTCTATCAGACTCGTTGCAGAATTGCCACCACCCGCAAAATAA
- a CDS encoding UDP-N-acetylmuramoyl-L-alanyl-D-glutamate--2,6-diaminopimelate ligase, with translation MKTLRVATLVSSPPPLLATQIKGVTSSTRDLHPHFIFVGIQGTQVNGETFIPEAINKGATVIVASSSACKQYKDLFPQVAFLETDNAKSCLAKIAALFYPKAPAHIVAVTGTNGKSSTVEFARQLWEHLGYKSASMGTLGIQSTWFKAKKHLTTPDPVYLHQSLQALHDKGITHLALEASSHGLTQYRLDGLSFSAAGFTSFSRDHLDYHGTLENYLDAKGRLFSDLLTPSHGVAVLNTDIPEFDALKKRSHGVKILTYGRSGKDLHIKSLIPLPQGQKAELSLLGRPYTITFHLMGEFQVYNALCALGLVLADPEVNVERAIQGLPHLTPPAGRLEFVANTPKGAAVYVDYAHAEDAIQTVLKALKKHTQKQVWIVFGAGGGRDPGTRPPMGKAAADHADQVILTDDNPRFEDPDVIRAQLKQGAPDAHDIPDRRQAIAYALHHAQAGDIILVAGKGPEDGQIVQGKTEPFLDRRVILETIAEIR, from the coding sequence CTGAAAACCCTGCGCGTGGCGACGCTTGTGTCCTCACCTCCTCCCCTTCTGGCGACACAGATCAAAGGAGTGACGTCTTCCACGCGCGACCTCCATCCCCACTTTATTTTTGTGGGCATTCAGGGCACCCAAGTCAATGGGGAAACCTTCATTCCAGAAGCCATTAATAAAGGAGCCACCGTTATCGTTGCTTCCTCCTCTGCGTGCAAACAATACAAAGACCTTTTTCCCCAGGTGGCGTTCCTCGAAACAGACAATGCAAAATCATGCCTCGCGAAGATCGCCGCTTTGTTTTACCCCAAAGCCCCCGCCCATATCGTGGCCGTCACCGGCACCAACGGGAAAAGTTCCACCGTGGAATTCGCCCGTCAGTTATGGGAACATCTGGGGTACAAATCTGCCAGTATGGGCACACTTGGGATTCAAAGCACCTGGTTTAAGGCCAAGAAACATCTCACCACCCCCGACCCCGTTTATCTGCACCAAAGTCTCCAAGCCCTTCATGACAAAGGCATCACGCATTTGGCCCTTGAGGCCTCCAGCCACGGCCTCACCCAATACCGACTCGACGGACTGTCCTTTTCGGCAGCAGGTTTCACCAGCTTTAGCCGGGACCATTTGGATTACCACGGCACGCTTGAAAATTACCTCGATGCCAAAGGGCGTCTCTTTTCCGATCTGCTCACGCCGTCCCATGGCGTGGCGGTTTTGAACACCGACATTCCTGAGTTTGACGCTCTCAAAAAAAGAAGTCATGGGGTTAAAATCTTAACCTATGGTCGGAGCGGCAAAGACCTGCATATCAAATCCCTCATCCCGCTGCCTCAGGGCCAGAAAGCAGAGCTCTCTTTGCTGGGTCGGCCCTACACCATTACGTTTCACCTTATGGGAGAGTTTCAGGTTTATAATGCCCTCTGCGCGCTCGGGCTGGTGCTTGCCGACCCAGAGGTGAATGTGGAGCGGGCTATCCAAGGCCTTCCGCATCTGACCCCCCCCGCCGGTCGACTTGAATTCGTGGCAAACACCCCAAAGGGCGCCGCTGTGTATGTTGACTATGCCCATGCAGAAGACGCCATTCAAACCGTTCTGAAAGCCCTGAAGAAGCACACCCAAAAACAAGTATGGATTGTCTTTGGCGCCGGCGGTGGTCGTGACCCTGGCACCCGCCCGCCCATGGGAAAAGCGGCGGCTGATCACGCAGACCAAGTAATCCTCACGGATGATAATCCGCGGTTCGAAGATCCAGACGTCATTCGTGCCCAGTTGAAACAAGGCGCGCCGGACGCCCACGACATTCCCGACCGTCGACAAGCCATTGCGTACGCCCTGCATCATGCCCAGGCAGGTGACATTATTTTAGTGGCCGGCAAAGGCCCCGAAGACGGTCAAATCGTCCAGGGAAAAACAGAACCTTTCCTCGACCGTCGCGTGATTCTTGAAACCATCGCCGAGATTCGTTAA
- a CDS encoding cell division protein FtsW: MIGQSFARTDRSILGQWWWTIDRWLFFALLLLMITGIFLSFAASPSVAQRIGVDSFFFVRRHIVFLVPAIVLMVSVSLLSPRQIRWLCWGLFIFFLFCLVMTPLIGLEAKGARRWINMMGFSLQASEFIKPTFAIIAAWLFSQLKTSHPLSSRNISILLYLTVAGLILLQPDFGMVFVITLVWFFQFYLAGLPLFWVYLLGGVGATGVTAAYFVFPHVASRIDRFLNPQSGDQYQITRSLEAFREGGIFGRGPGEGIIKLKLPDSHADFVFSVAGEEFGFFFCLFILGLFFFITGRCLWHARREKNFFLTLGISGITIQFALQAMINMGSSLHLIPTKGMTLPFLSYGGSSLLAIALGMGIVLGFTRRRLDDKGL, encoded by the coding sequence ATGATTGGTCAATCTTTTGCCCGCACAGATCGCAGTATCCTTGGCCAATGGTGGTGGACCATCGATCGCTGGCTTTTTTTCGCTTTGCTGCTCCTTATGATCACGGGTATTTTTCTCAGCTTCGCCGCGAGCCCCAGTGTGGCTCAACGCATTGGGGTGGATTCCTTCTTTTTCGTGCGCCGTCATATTGTTTTTCTGGTGCCTGCCATTGTCTTGATGGTCTCTGTCTCGCTCCTGTCTCCTCGGCAAATTCGATGGCTCTGTTGGGGACTCTTCATTTTCTTTTTGTTCTGTTTGGTGATGACTCCCTTGATAGGACTCGAAGCTAAAGGGGCCCGTCGATGGATTAATATGATGGGGTTTTCCTTGCAAGCCTCCGAGTTTATCAAGCCCACCTTTGCCATCATTGCCGCCTGGCTTTTCTCCCAACTCAAAACGTCTCATCCCCTCTCGTCCAGAAACATCTCCATCCTTCTTTATCTAACGGTGGCAGGCCTCATTTTGCTTCAGCCCGACTTTGGCATGGTCTTTGTCATTACCCTTGTCTGGTTCTTCCAGTTTTATCTCGCGGGTCTGCCGCTCTTTTGGGTTTACCTGTTAGGCGGAGTGGGCGCCACTGGCGTCACCGCTGCCTATTTTGTCTTCCCCCACGTGGCTAGCCGGATCGATCGATTCCTCAACCCCCAATCGGGCGACCAATATCAAATCACACGCTCCCTCGAGGCCTTCCGGGAAGGGGGCATTTTTGGGCGCGGTCCCGGGGAAGGCATTATCAAACTAAAGTTGCCAGACTCTCACGCCGATTTCGTTTTTTCCGTGGCGGGGGAAGAATTTGGCTTTTTCTTTTGCCTGTTTATTCTGGGGCTCTTTTTCTTCATCACAGGCCGTTGTCTTTGGCACGCCCGAAGAGAGAAAAACTTTTTCTTAACGCTCGGCATCAGCGGTATCACCATCCAATTTGCATTGCAGGCCATGATTAATATGGGATCCAGTCTTCACCTCATTCCCACCAAAGGCATGACGCTACCATTCCTCAGCTATGGGGGGTCTTCTTTGTTGGCCATTGCCTTGGGAATGGGCATCGTATTAGGGTTTACTCGACGGAGGTTAGATGATAAAGGGCTTTAA